A single Bifidobacterium scardovii JCM 12489 = DSM 13734 DNA region contains:
- a CDS encoding Lrp/AsnC family transcriptional regulator yields MTEHKGDGSSALDIHGLLEVDYPPVSLDDVDRRLLMLLNEDSSRSQRSLASQLGVSAPTVAERMQRMQRMHVIEHKGIVTNHSALGYPILVVMPMSIEQDANPARIVTALREIPLLTELLLLTGSYDMMARFVVRDHKQLQWLLLERVWSIPGLRHVETMISLGTLCRRSELDVALNDESRNDE; encoded by the coding sequence ATGACGGAGCATAAGGGCGACGGGTCGTCCGCGCTGGATATTCACGGCCTGTTGGAGGTCGATTATCCACCGGTGAGCTTGGATGACGTCGACCGCCGGCTGCTTATGCTCCTCAATGAGGATTCCTCGCGGTCACAGCGTTCCCTCGCCTCGCAGTTGGGCGTTTCGGCACCGACCGTCGCCGAGCGCATGCAGCGCATGCAGCGCATGCATGTCATCGAGCACAAGGGGATCGTCACGAATCATTCCGCGTTGGGATACCCGATTCTGGTGGTGATGCCGATGAGCATCGAACAGGACGCCAACCCCGCAAGGATCGTTACGGCCCTGCGCGAGATCCCGCTGTTGACCGAATTGCTGCTCCTCACCGGCAGCTACGACATGATGGCGCGGTTCGTGGTCCGCGACCATAAGCAGCTTCAATGGCTGCTGCTGGAACGGGTGTGGTCGATCCCCGGTCTGCGGCATGTGGAGACGATGATCAGTCTCGGCACGCTGTGCCGCCGCAGCGAGCTCGACGTCGCGCTGAACGACGAGTCCCGTAACGACGAGTGA
- a CDS encoding ABC transporter substrate-binding protein, which produces MHIGKTMKVAFAAAAAAAMVVPLAACGGGADSGKTKLTFLSWSNEQYMKPIIDKFEEKNPDITIDFNYSPPVGEYVQTLQTRIVGNQAPDLFFICTENKSNIIDNDNALDLTNEPAVKNLSEANKEYLTKDGKTYGISVSSWESGIVYNKDLLAKVGADSIPENWDDFLALLKKLKDAGITPYLEPVDDVPKIFQAFLGAKYDLAGDAEAEKAIFEGKSTFEKEWTPELEQWYRLWDEDLVTRDAVGIDGNAVKTQFLNGELATMTTGPWDFKDLKSSNLNFGIAPVPALDGGEVYGAGSPSPGLAIYSKISDKKLDAAKKFLNFYISEDSLQVQSDNGDAITATNFSSKVIPEYEDVYNNGLRKSKYYLSMNYWTKSPDVLQQEAKAQAQQVVQGAITPRQAAKNMDAKLASLS; this is translated from the coding sequence ATGCATATCGGAAAAACGATGAAGGTCGCTTTCGCAGCCGCCGCGGCGGCCGCGATGGTCGTGCCCCTTGCTGCGTGTGGCGGCGGGGCCGATAGCGGCAAGACCAAGCTCACGTTCCTGTCGTGGAGCAACGAGCAGTACATGAAGCCGATCATCGACAAGTTCGAGGAAAAGAACCCGGACATCACGATCGACTTCAACTACTCGCCGCCGGTCGGCGAATACGTGCAGACGCTGCAGACCCGTATCGTGGGCAATCAGGCCCCGGACCTGTTCTTCATCTGCACGGAGAACAAGAGCAACATCATCGACAATGACAATGCGCTGGACCTGACGAACGAGCCGGCCGTGAAGAACCTGTCCGAGGCCAACAAGGAGTATCTGACCAAGGACGGCAAGACCTACGGCATCTCGGTCTCCTCGTGGGAGAGCGGCATCGTCTACAACAAGGACCTGCTGGCCAAGGTCGGCGCCGACTCCATCCCCGAGAACTGGGACGACTTCCTGGCACTGCTCAAGAAGCTCAAGGACGCCGGCATCACCCCGTACCTGGAGCCGGTGGACGACGTGCCGAAGATCTTCCAGGCCTTCCTGGGCGCCAAGTACGACCTGGCGGGCGACGCCGAGGCCGAGAAGGCCATCTTCGAGGGCAAGAGCACTTTCGAGAAGGAGTGGACCCCGGAGCTGGAGCAGTGGTACCGCCTGTGGGATGAGGATCTGGTCACGCGCGACGCGGTCGGCATCGACGGCAACGCGGTGAAGACGCAGTTCCTCAACGGCGAACTCGCCACGATGACCACCGGTCCGTGGGACTTCAAGGATCTGAAGTCGTCCAACCTCAACTTCGGCATCGCCCCCGTCCCCGCGCTGGACGGCGGCGAGGTCTATGGCGCCGGCTCCCCGTCCCCGGGTCTGGCGATCTACTCCAAGATCAGCGACAAGAAGCTCGACGCCGCCAAGAAGTTCCTCAACTTCTACATCAGCGAGGACTCCCTGCAGGTGCAGAGCGACAACGGCGACGCCATCACCGCGACCAACTTCTCCTCGAAGGTGATTCCGGAGTACGAGGACGTCTACAACAACGGCCTGCGCAAGAGCAAGTACTACCTGTCCATGAACTACTGGACCAAGAGCCCCGACGTGCTGCAGCAGGAGGCCAAGGCCCAGGCGCAGCAGGTCGTGCAGGGCGCCATCACGCCCCGCCAGGCCGCGAAGAACATGGACGCCAAGCTCGCGTCCCTGTCCTGA
- a CDS encoding transglycosylase domain-containing protein, which translates to MLKWFLGIVAVCIAAGVGAFAYLYITTEVPQPEKFALAEKTTVYYADGTTTLGSFAEQNREIIECKNLPDYVGKAIVASEDRTFYTNRGIDLKGIARALVNNITKGTRQGGSTITQQYAERYYLGETTSYTGKLREAILAVKIAQQQDKSEVLCNYMNTIYLGRGSYGIQAAAQAYFGKDAKDLSLAEAATIAGIIPAPSTWDPAQNPDMATQRMQRVLRIMKEDGYITADEQAQAKTLPATVEYTQNNVYSGPNGYLLTTVENELINSGTFTKDDLETGGYKIITTIDKTMQDEMQTVGDTRPDGMPESIQVGGIALDPRDGTVKAIYGGSDYLTHQLNNATQAQFQPGSTMKPFALLGAAQEGVNFNTMFNGNSGHHFNGISEVVNNALNNNWGNINLYQATANSVNTVFMNVNEHLTPQRTAAIAHEAGITSDIDADSPYNVLGINASTVWDLAQGHATIAANGVKNTLHIVATVNDGKGNEVYKTAIKNEKVFDANDCALVQKAMQGTTTNGTAAGTAAALSRAVAGKSGTANDQTAASFVGYVPQLLNVWAIWNPGDDGSSQVVPEFAGYGISSTGYPAHLFTEFMSQALSGQEVIDFPTATDNGKIGGSDGTWGLGSAYTKQQEAQKKAEEDAKKQAEEDAKKQADEDAQKKAQQDEETQFQQQCAANAQYSPQCPGYKDPAATDTGNDSGAGDGTGTGGNSGDSGSTGGTGGTGSDSGSDGSNNSTTTPDTANSTTTQNQQ; encoded by the coding sequence ATCCTCAAATGGTTCCTCGGCATCGTCGCCGTGTGCATCGCGGCCGGGGTCGGCGCGTTCGCCTACCTGTACATCACCACCGAGGTACCGCAGCCCGAGAAATTCGCGCTCGCCGAGAAGACGACCGTGTACTACGCGGACGGCACCACGACGCTCGGATCGTTCGCCGAGCAGAACCGCGAGATCATCGAGTGCAAGAATCTGCCCGACTATGTGGGCAAGGCGATCGTGGCCTCCGAGGACCGCACGTTCTACACGAACAGGGGCATCGATCTCAAGGGCATCGCCCGCGCGCTCGTCAACAACATCACCAAGGGCACGCGCCAGGGCGGGTCGACCATCACCCAGCAGTACGCGGAACGCTACTATCTGGGCGAAACGACCAGCTACACCGGCAAGCTCCGCGAGGCCATCCTCGCGGTGAAGATCGCGCAGCAGCAGGATAAGAGCGAAGTGCTGTGCAACTACATGAACACGATCTACCTGGGCCGCGGGTCGTACGGCATCCAGGCCGCCGCGCAGGCGTATTTCGGCAAGGACGCCAAGGACCTGAGCCTGGCCGAGGCCGCGACCATCGCCGGCATCATCCCCGCCCCCTCCACCTGGGACCCGGCGCAGAACCCCGACATGGCGACGCAGCGCATGCAGCGCGTGCTGCGCATCATGAAGGAGGACGGGTACATCACCGCCGACGAGCAGGCGCAGGCCAAAACGCTGCCCGCCACCGTCGAATACACGCAGAACAACGTGTACAGCGGACCGAACGGCTATCTGCTCACCACCGTGGAGAACGAGCTGATCAACTCGGGCACCTTCACCAAGGACGACCTCGAGACCGGCGGATACAAGATCATCACCACGATCGACAAGACCATGCAGGACGAGATGCAGACCGTCGGCGACACGCGCCCGGACGGCATGCCCGAGAGCATCCAGGTCGGCGGCATCGCCCTCGACCCGCGCGACGGCACCGTCAAGGCCATATACGGCGGTTCGGATTACCTGACGCACCAGCTCAACAACGCCACGCAGGCCCAGTTCCAGCCGGGCTCCACGATGAAGCCGTTCGCGCTGCTCGGCGCGGCCCAGGAGGGCGTGAACTTCAACACGATGTTCAACGGCAACTCCGGCCATCATTTCAACGGCATCAGCGAGGTCGTGAACAACGCGCTGAACAACAACTGGGGCAACATCAACCTGTACCAGGCCACCGCGAACTCGGTGAACACCGTGTTCATGAACGTCAACGAGCATCTGACGCCGCAACGCACGGCCGCCATCGCCCACGAGGCCGGCATCACGAGCGACATCGACGCGGATTCGCCGTACAACGTGCTCGGCATCAACGCGAGCACCGTGTGGGATCTGGCGCAGGGCCACGCGACGATCGCGGCCAACGGCGTCAAGAACACGCTGCACATCGTCGCCACGGTCAACGACGGCAAGGGCAACGAGGTGTACAAGACCGCCATCAAGAACGAGAAGGTGTTCGACGCGAACGACTGCGCGCTGGTGCAAAAGGCGATGCAGGGCACCACGACGAACGGCACCGCGGCGGGCACCGCGGCGGCGCTCAGCCGTGCGGTGGCCGGCAAGTCGGGTACCGCCAACGACCAGACCGCAGCCTCGTTCGTCGGCTACGTGCCGCAGCTGCTCAACGTGTGGGCGATCTGGAACCCGGGCGACGACGGCAGCTCGCAGGTCGTGCCCGAATTCGCCGGATACGGCATCTCGTCCACCGGCTACCCGGCCCACCTGTTCACCGAATTCATGAGCCAGGCCCTGTCCGGCCAGGAGGTCATCGACTTCCCGACCGCCACCGACAACGGCAAGATCGGCGGATCCGACGGCACATGGGGCCTCGGCTCGGCGTACACCAAGCAGCAGGAGGCCCAGAAGAAAGCGGAAGAGGACGCCAAGAAGCAGGCCGAGGAAGACGCCAAGAAGCAGGCCGACGAGGATGCGCAGAAGAAGGCGCAGCAGGACGAGGAGACGCAGTTCCAGCAGCAGTGCGCCGCCAACGCCCAATACAGCCCGCAATGCCCCGGCTACAAGGATCCCGCCGCGACCGACACCGGCAACGACAGCGGGGCCGGAGACGGCACCGGGACCGGCGGAAACTCCGGTGATTCCGGCAGCACCGGCGGCACCGGCGGCACCGGCTCCGACAGCGGTTCAGACGGCTCAAACAACTCCACCACCACGCCCGACACCGCCAACTCCACCACCACCCAAAACCAGCAATAA
- a CDS encoding phosphatase PAP2 family protein, whose amino-acid sequence MTDEQKPTIRDPRGPANMLAGAGAGIDTGAGAGRGTGAAAPAPLPPVFTPMAPATGEARPSAAPAFGAMAGAGSGVDAGLERGLAKLDPLTVRPRVSSRVLCVVFGTLLLALAAGVWWLGVRTETGQSYDEIVVTGFQDALPEWLASMLDPFVRQNSHTVLPIPLNMTVILSLLIGVIALVVMIVRRRWWLIGQSAAIVALCYAASRLKDTLPRPFLINTDTPHANSAPSGHMILAATAVTILLIVVPRVWRAVCALIAAAYMLVIGLSVIAGGWHRPTDVVMAILLVGGIALLALACTRTSGMDDPGRRVSSMSVQIVGSVMITAGLLACAYAAYVIWQIEPGLELSAQWSQSGSHLSTVVGVAGVALLVGGLALAMRQLTASPLSRIGLIGAPPAPPRR is encoded by the coding sequence ATGACTGACGAACAGAAACCGACCATACGGGATCCGAGGGGGCCGGCGAACATGCTTGCCGGTGCCGGTGCCGGTATCGACACGGGTGCGGGCGCCGGCAGGGGAACCGGCGCCGCCGCTCCGGCTCCCCTGCCGCCCGTCTTCACTCCCATGGCCCCGGCTACGGGCGAAGCACGGCCGTCGGCTGCTCCGGCCTTCGGCGCGATGGCGGGCGCCGGCTCCGGCGTCGACGCCGGCCTCGAACGGGGCTTGGCCAAGCTGGACCCGCTGACCGTGCGCCCCCGCGTGTCCTCCCGCGTGCTGTGCGTGGTGTTCGGCACGCTGCTGCTGGCGCTCGCCGCCGGCGTGTGGTGGCTGGGCGTGCGCACCGAAACCGGCCAATCCTATGACGAGATCGTGGTGACGGGCTTCCAGGACGCGCTGCCCGAGTGGCTCGCCTCCATGCTCGATCCCTTCGTCCGGCAGAACAGCCATACGGTCCTGCCGATACCGCTCAACATGACGGTCATCCTGTCGCTGCTGATCGGCGTGATCGCGCTGGTGGTGATGATCGTGCGCAGACGCTGGTGGCTGATCGGCCAAAGCGCGGCGATCGTGGCGCTCTGCTATGCGGCGTCGCGGCTGAAGGACACGCTGCCGCGTCCGTTCCTGATCAACACCGACACCCCGCACGCGAATTCCGCGCCCTCCGGCCACATGATTCTCGCGGCGACCGCCGTGACGATACTGCTGATCGTCGTACCGCGCGTCTGGCGCGCCGTGTGCGCGCTGATCGCGGCCGCGTACATGCTGGTGATCGGCCTGTCGGTGATCGCCGGAGGCTGGCATCGGCCGACCGACGTGGTCATGGCGATCCTGCTCGTCGGCGGCATCGCGCTGCTGGCGCTGGCCTGCACGCGCACCTCCGGCATGGACGACCCGGGCCGGCGCGTCTCGTCGATGAGCGTGCAGATCGTCGGCTCGGTGATGATCACCGCGGGGCTGCTGGCCTGCGCCTACGCGGCGTACGTCATCTGGCAGATCGAACCCGGACTGGAGCTGAGCGCGCAGTGGTCGCAGAGCGGATCTCACCTGTCCACGGTCGTCGGCGTGGCCGGGGTCGCGCTGCTGGTCGGCGGGCTGGCTCTCGCGATGCGCCAGCTGACCGCCTCGCCGTTGAGCCGGATCGGCCTGATCGGCGCCCCTCCGGCGCCGCCAAGACGGTAA
- a CDS encoding M20/M25/M40 family metallo-hydrolase, whose protein sequence is MSMDPRILEQRDAIIERWRTLCRFASTADNLPEIGKAAEWLEGQLRPLFGEVGTVPVPEYGPVVYGIERGVSDRTLMLYNHYDVQHAGDLGQWTYPPYESQVHDGVMYARGACDDKADVAGRLDSFRLWKEEHGGKLPYTVIYFAEACEEIGSPGLGDVLREHADLFRSDACLWESYLREEDGSPSIGFGCRGSLSVRIAVHALKDGIHPSYGTVARSAPLEVMKIVASLTTPDGLVAVPGMRELAVKASPQAMLRLRRIGVPGDSLRLNDTVNPNPIDNEAELQRRFIFEPGMSLASFDLDSSSVRSIPPSCSARVRFSLVPGMDPERCFELIRRYVADQNLDATVEKVDVIEPAYSSPDSCFGQSVSDAAAQAYGKEPVIYDIMTGAGPGAIFLKYLGAPIASPTGTLRPDGNMHGYNEHGALDDYLTHVNFTLTLLRELEAHGFGDHAD, encoded by the coding sequence ATGAGCATGGATCCCCGCATCCTTGAACAGCGCGACGCGATCATCGAGCGGTGGCGCACCCTCTGCCGGTTTGCGTCCACGGCGGACAACCTGCCGGAAATCGGCAAGGCCGCCGAATGGCTGGAGGGGCAGTTGCGCCCGCTGTTCGGCGAAGTCGGCACGGTGCCGGTTCCCGAGTACGGCCCGGTGGTCTACGGCATCGAACGCGGCGTGTCGGACAGGACCCTGATGCTGTACAACCACTATGACGTGCAGCACGCCGGCGATCTGGGCCAATGGACCTACCCGCCATACGAATCACAGGTGCACGACGGCGTCATGTATGCGCGCGGCGCCTGCGACGACAAGGCCGATGTGGCCGGTCGGCTCGACTCCTTCCGCCTGTGGAAGGAGGAGCACGGCGGCAAGCTGCCGTATACGGTCATCTATTTCGCGGAGGCGTGCGAGGAAATCGGCTCTCCGGGTCTGGGCGACGTGCTCAGGGAACACGCCGATTTGTTCCGGTCCGACGCCTGCCTGTGGGAAAGCTACCTGCGCGAGGAGGACGGCAGCCCGTCCATCGGATTCGGGTGCCGGGGCTCGTTGAGCGTGCGCATCGCCGTCCATGCGCTCAAGGACGGCATCCATCCCTCCTATGGTACGGTGGCGCGCTCGGCGCCGCTGGAGGTCATGAAGATCGTGGCGAGCCTGACCACGCCTGACGGGCTGGTGGCGGTGCCTGGCATGCGCGAGCTTGCGGTGAAGGCCTCGCCTCAGGCGATGCTCCGGCTGCGCAGGATCGGTGTGCCGGGCGATTCGCTGCGGCTCAACGATACGGTCAACCCCAACCCGATCGACAACGAGGCCGAACTGCAGCGCCGGTTCATTTTCGAGCCGGGCATGAGCCTGGCCTCCTTCGATCTCGATTCGAGCAGCGTGCGCAGCATTCCTCCGTCCTGTTCGGCCCGCGTGCGGTTCAGCTTGGTTCCCGGCATGGATCCCGAGCGCTGTTTCGAGCTGATCCGTCGGTATGTGGCCGATCAGAACCTCGATGCGACCGTTGAGAAGGTCGATGTCATCGAGCCGGCCTATTCTTCGCCGGACTCCTGCTTCGGGCAGTCGGTGTCGGATGCGGCCGCGCAGGCATACGGCAAGGAGCCGGTGATCTACGACATCATGACGGGAGCCGGTCCGGGCGCCATATTTCTCAAATATCTCGGCGCTCCCATCGCCTCGCCAACGGGCACGCTGCGCCCTGATGGTAATATGCATGGGTACAACGAACACGGTGCGCTGGATGATTATCTTACCCACGTCAATTTCACGTTGACGCTGCTTCGGGAATTGGAGGCGCACGGCTTCGGCGATCACGCCGACTAA
- a CDS encoding pyridoxal phosphate-dependent aminotransferase, with protein MLNIDPSWRHITSPDFSPYDGMDPDRKILLTGADLFFPDPCLPAHVIEATKRALDEGRTHYSLANGYAEPELREALVRKLATFNQLEVDPDTELLVVPSSAMGLYLGIRVCVRPNMGDEVLNIEPGFSENINDVLQIGAVNVPVPVREETGFHLELDVLESKITERTRCIVLTNPNNPTGTVYDREELLGLTDILERHNLIAVVDQDFERQVYDKEYVTFATLPGMRARTISVFGTSKDLGLTGYRVAYMVVPKELFPVLKPAIFNVHGPTNTFAQIGAAAAFDDPKYADDWVELMRARRARGQRILDAIPGVSCPLPEGGFYFWANVSRLGTCEEVRDWLLADAQVGVGPGTWFTPFGEGYLRIMYGAVPNEELYDEALRRIDASLRWLAARRGVVD; from the coding sequence ATGCTCAATATCGACCCGTCCTGGAGGCATATCACCTCGCCCGATTTCTCCCCATATGACGGCATGGACCCGGACCGCAAGATCCTGCTTACCGGAGCCGACCTGTTCTTCCCGGACCCGTGCCTGCCGGCGCATGTCATCGAGGCGACCAAACGGGCGTTGGATGAGGGACGCACGCACTATTCGCTGGCCAACGGCTACGCCGAGCCCGAGCTGCGTGAGGCATTGGTGCGCAAGCTGGCGACCTTCAACCAGCTCGAAGTCGACCCCGACACCGAGCTGCTGGTGGTGCCCAGCTCCGCGATGGGCCTGTATCTGGGCATCCGCGTCTGCGTCAGGCCCAACATGGGTGACGAGGTGCTCAACATCGAGCCCGGCTTCTCCGAGAACATCAACGACGTGCTGCAGATCGGCGCGGTCAACGTGCCAGTGCCCGTGCGCGAGGAGACCGGGTTCCATCTGGAGCTCGATGTTCTGGAGTCGAAGATCACCGAACGCACCCGCTGCATCGTGCTGACCAATCCCAACAATCCGACCGGCACCGTGTACGACCGCGAGGAGCTGCTCGGCCTGACGGACATACTCGAACGGCACAATCTCATCGCCGTGGTCGACCAGGATTTCGAGCGGCAGGTCTACGACAAGGAATACGTCACCTTCGCCACGCTTCCCGGCATGCGCGCGCGCACGATCAGCGTGTTCGGCACATCCAAGGATCTGGGGCTCACCGGCTACCGCGTGGCCTACATGGTGGTGCCCAAGGAGCTGTTCCCCGTGCTCAAGCCGGCGATTTTCAACGTGCATGGCCCGACCAACACCTTCGCGCAGATCGGCGCCGCGGCGGCGTTCGACGACCCGAAGTACGCCGACGACTGGGTGGAGCTCATGCGCGCGCGGCGCGCAAGGGGTCAGCGCATACTCGACGCCATCCCGGGTGTGAGCTGCCCGCTGCCCGAGGGCGGATTCTACTTTTGGGCGAATGTCAGCCGTCTGGGCACCTGCGAGGAAGTGCGCGACTGGCTGCTCGCGGACGCGCAGGTCGGCGTTGGCCCCGGCACCTGGTTCACGCCGTTCGGCGAAGGATATCTGCGCATCATGTACGGAGCCGTTCCCAACGAGGAGCTCTACGACGAAGCTCTGCGCCGCATCGACGCCAGTCTGCGCTGGCTGGCCGCGCGCAGGGGCGTCGTCGACTAG
- a CDS encoding peptide ABC transporter substrate-binding protein — protein MNRFSKVAKTAAMIAALTLSMSGCGASSNGSGSKSSQDSYDKTAIITTNGSEPLNPLTPVQSVESGGAKVATQLFAGLVTYSSDGKPVLDAAESITPNDDSAEWTVKLKSGWTFTNGEKMTSDSFIDSWNYAAKLSNGLQAASYFSNIQGYSDSKDSDLTGVKKVDDLTFTVALNKPESDFLMRLGYVAFAPMPSVAFDDMKAYGEHPIGNGPYKMASDSAWHHDQKIELVANPDYKGIRQPKNGGITFNLYTSLNSAYADVQSDNLDILDTLPDSAIKSADTAFKGRNVNQAAAIFQSISIPYYLEHWSGEEGTLRRQAISYAINRDTIVQKIFNGTRTPATDFSSPVVDGYSKSLEGSDVLSYNADKAKELWAQANAISDYGDNTFYIAYNADGSHKAWVDAVCNSIKNTLGINAEGDPYPTFSASLEDRLGAKLKGATRAGWQADWPSLFNFLNENYRTGASSDLEGYSNSEFDKLIDEGAASTSSEDAIKKFQQAEEILLKDLPSVPLWYQNVNGVWSTKVSNVNFGWDSVPIYYEVTKSK, from the coding sequence ATGAACAGGTTCAGTAAAGTGGCCAAAACGGCGGCGATGATCGCCGCGCTCACGCTGTCAATGTCCGGATGCGGCGCATCCTCCAACGGCTCCGGCAGCAAGTCCTCGCAGGATTCCTACGACAAAACCGCAATCATCACCACCAACGGCTCCGAACCGTTGAATCCCCTGACCCCGGTGCAGTCCGTCGAATCGGGCGGCGCCAAGGTCGCCACCCAGCTGTTCGCCGGACTGGTGACCTACAGCAGCGACGGCAAGCCCGTGCTCGACGCCGCCGAATCGATCACGCCGAACGACGACAGCGCCGAATGGACCGTCAAGCTCAAGAGCGGCTGGACCTTCACCAACGGCGAGAAGATGACCTCCGATTCCTTCATCGATTCGTGGAACTACGCGGCGAAGCTGAGCAACGGCCTGCAGGCGGCCTCCTATTTCAGCAACATCCAAGGCTATTCCGATTCCAAGGATTCCGATCTGACCGGCGTGAAGAAGGTGGACGATCTCACGTTCACCGTGGCGCTCAACAAGCCGGAATCCGACTTTCTGATGCGTCTCGGCTACGTCGCCTTCGCACCGATGCCGTCCGTCGCCTTCGACGACATGAAGGCCTACGGCGAGCACCCGATCGGCAACGGCCCGTACAAGATGGCCAGCGACAGCGCATGGCACCACGACCAGAAGATCGAACTGGTCGCCAACCCTGATTACAAGGGCATCCGGCAGCCGAAGAACGGCGGCATCACGTTCAACCTGTACACCTCGCTCAACTCCGCCTACGCGGATGTGCAGTCGGACAACCTCGACATCCTCGACACCCTCCCCGACTCGGCGATCAAGAGCGCGGACACCGCCTTCAAGGGCCGCAACGTCAACCAGGCGGCGGCCATCTTCCAGTCCATCAGCATCCCGTACTACCTGGAGCACTGGAGCGGAGAGGAAGGCACGCTGCGCCGGCAGGCCATCTCCTACGCCATCAACCGCGACACCATCGTCCAGAAGATCTTCAACGGCACGCGCACCCCGGCGACCGACTTCTCGTCTCCCGTGGTGGACGGGTACAGCAAGTCGCTCGAAGGCAGCGACGTGCTGAGCTACAACGCCGACAAAGCCAAGGAACTCTGGGCACAGGCCAACGCGATCTCGGACTACGGCGACAACACCTTCTACATCGCCTACAACGCCGACGGCTCGCACAAGGCCTGGGTCGACGCGGTCTGCAATTCGATCAAGAACACGCTGGGCATCAACGCGGAGGGCGACCCGTACCCCACCTTCTCCGCCTCGCTGGAGGACCGCCTCGGCGCCAAGCTCAAGGGAGCGACCCGCGCCGGGTGGCAGGCCGACTGGCCGTCGCTGTTCAACTTCCTCAACGAGAACTACCGCACCGGAGCCAGCTCCGATCTCGAAGGCTACAGCAACAGCGAGTTCGACAAGCTCATCGACGAGGGCGCCGCCTCCACCTCTTCGGAGGACGCCATCAAGAAGTTCCAGCAAGCCGAGGAGATCCTGCTCAAGGATCTGCCGTCCGTGCCGCTGTGGTATCAGAACGTCAACGGCGTCTGGTCCACGAAGGTCAGCAACGTCAACTTCGGCTGGGATTCCGTGCCGATCTACTATGAGGTCACCAAATCCAAGTGA
- a CDS encoding M24 family metallopeptidase — translation MTSAFIIYASTAAADMHHLIPHDVHDPFMYIHTEAGDDYVACSTLESARMREVPGVTVMPLESLGFDEFKASEPDETTAELDCYAEALKRTGVTKALIPPTFPTQAADFLRAKGLKLTVDEKFFSDAHRCKTDSELESIMRAQKAAEEATAYVSDALYRADVAEDGGLMLDGEPLTCEHLQYLVRLAYLRHGCDDGGTIVAHGPQTCIGHCAGSGQVLEGEPVTVDIDPRDLQRGCTTDMTRTFVKGEINDELKFYYKLVKESYDRTLAAIRPGLATAELHRISCEPMIEAGQPTQLTKKPGESLIEGYFHSLGHGVGLEVHEPPSLNQTPGELVEGDVIAIEPGCYRQGFGGVRLESLVLVTKDGGKLLADYPYGMEPAPLQR, via the coding sequence ATGACATCGGCATTCATCATCTATGCGAGCACGGCTGCGGCGGATATGCACCATCTGATCCCCCATGACGTGCATGATCCGTTCATGTATATCCACACCGAGGCGGGTGACGACTATGTGGCATGCAGCACCTTGGAGAGCGCCCGCATGCGCGAAGTGCCCGGCGTCACCGTCATGCCGTTGGAAAGCCTGGGCTTCGATGAGTTCAAGGCAAGCGAGCCGGACGAGACCACGGCCGAGTTGGACTGCTACGCCGAGGCGCTGAAGCGCACCGGCGTGACGAAGGCGCTGATCCCGCCGACGTTCCCGACCCAGGCGGCGGATTTCCTGCGCGCCAAGGGGCTGAAGCTCACCGTCGACGAGAAATTTTTCTCCGACGCGCACCGCTGCAAGACCGATTCGGAGCTGGAAAGCATCATGCGTGCGCAGAAGGCCGCCGAGGAGGCGACCGCGTACGTGTCGGACGCCCTGTATCGCGCCGATGTCGCCGAAGACGGCGGACTGATGCTCGATGGCGAGCCGCTCACCTGCGAGCATCTGCAGTATCTGGTGCGTCTGGCCTATCTGCGCCACGGCTGCGACGACGGCGGCACGATCGTGGCGCATGGCCCGCAGACCTGCATCGGGCACTGCGCCGGTTCCGGCCAGGTGCTCGAGGGCGAGCCGGTCACCGTCGACATCGACCCGCGCGATCTGCAGCGCGGATGCACCACCGACATGACCCGCACCTTCGTCAAGGGCGAGATCAACGACGAGCTCAAGTTCTACTACAAGCTGGTCAAGGAATCCTACGACCGGACCTTGGCCGCGATCCGACCGGGTCTGGCCACGGCCGAGCTGCACCGCATCTCATGCGAACCGATGATCGAGGCGGGCCAGCCCACGCAGCTCACCAAAAAGCCGGGGGAGTCCCTGATCGAAGGGTACTTCCACTCGCTGGGCCACGGCGTCGGACTGGAGGTGCATGAACCGCCGTCGCTGAACCAGACGCCGGGCGAGCTGGTTGAGGGCGATGTAATCGCCATCGAGCCGGGCTGCTACCGCCAGGGCTTCGGCGGCGTGCGGCTGGAGAGCCTGGTACTGGTGACCAAGGATGGCGGCAAGCTGCTGGCCGACTATCCGTATGGCATGGAGCCGGCGCCGCTGCAGCGCTGA